A window of bacterium genomic DNA:
ATCTAAATAACAAACTCCGATTATTTTTCCCTTCTTCGACCTAAATAAAGACATGAATCCTTGCAAACATCTACACAACGAAGGCAGGAAATGCACATCGGACCGCCTACAGTCAGTTCTGTTTTCGGAAGAGTGCCCATCGGGCAATCATAACATATTCTACACGCGCCGCAATTTTTATTTCGTCTTTTTATAGCGAAAAACGAAAACCTCCCTACTAAACCGAGAAGAGCACCATAAGGGCAGAACCACCGGCAGAAAAACCTCTCAATCATAAGAGAACCGGTGAAAAAAAAGGTTAGCATAATCAGAGGTAAAGTCCCGATAGGCATAACGAAAGCCGCGAATCCCCAGAAAAAGGGGCATCCGCCGATGCAATATAATCTCCCTGAGATCGCTGTCATG
This region includes:
- a CDS encoding 4Fe-4S binding protein, whose protein sequence is MQFLYGSAGAHDVCPFALVQSPILAVRHSVPLNLFTTGLIIGAVFLLAGLILPRVFCGWICPIGFISRLLRFLGKKIGFNMRISVKLNDRYAWFAVIVLLYIVIMTAISGRLYCIGGCPFFWGFAAFVMPIGTLPLIMLTFFFTGSLMIERFFCRWFCPYGALLGLVGRFSFFAIKRRNKNCGACRICYDCPMGTLPKTELTVGGPMCISCLRCVDVCKDSCLYLGRRREK